In Corynebacterium nuruki S6-4, the following proteins share a genomic window:
- a CDS encoding NAD-dependent succinate-semialdehyde dehydrogenase, with the protein MPEVTTTLLPTVPTDLWLAGHRVPASSGETFAVEDPATGEVIAHVADATLADADAALDAAVAAAPVWAKTSPRHRTNVLTRIFDLVTERTEDLARTMTVEMGKPLGEARGEVAYGNEYFRWAAEEAARIPGRFGEASQGNGHMLMTRTPVGPVLAITPWNFPLAMATRKIAPALAAGCPIIVKPAAETPLTMLLLGEIIAQAFAEFEVPAGLVSILPTTGAAGMSEHLMADRRLRKVTFTGSTPVGRTLVRQSADNLQRTSMELGGNAPFVVTADADIPAAVAGAMVAKLRNGGQVCVAANRFLVDNAVAAEFTAGLVAAASEVRQGHGLDEGVTLGPLITAKQRARVHDLVTDAVARGARLLLGGELPEGPGNFYPATVLADVPADAPILAEEIFGPVATITTFDGVEAGVAAANDTDFGLAAYGYAGAVTTAQYLTENLQAGMVALNRGQLSEPAAPFGGIGQSGFGREGGTEGIEEYLDVRYLALP; encoded by the coding sequence ATGCCTGAGGTCACCACCACGCTGCTGCCCACCGTCCCCACCGACCTGTGGCTCGCAGGCCACCGGGTCCCCGCCTCGTCGGGGGAGACCTTCGCCGTCGAGGACCCCGCCACCGGTGAGGTCATCGCGCACGTCGCCGACGCCACCCTCGCCGACGCGGACGCCGCCCTCGACGCCGCCGTCGCCGCCGCACCGGTGTGGGCGAAAACCTCGCCCCGGCACCGCACCAACGTCCTCACCCGCATCTTCGACCTCGTCACCGAGCGGACCGAGGACCTCGCCCGCACCATGACCGTCGAGATGGGCAAGCCGCTCGGTGAAGCCCGCGGCGAGGTCGCCTACGGCAACGAGTACTTCCGCTGGGCCGCCGAGGAAGCCGCCCGGATCCCGGGCCGCTTCGGCGAGGCCTCACAGGGCAACGGGCACATGCTCATGACCCGCACCCCGGTCGGCCCGGTGCTGGCGATCACCCCGTGGAACTTCCCGCTGGCCATGGCGACCCGCAAGATCGCCCCCGCCCTGGCCGCCGGCTGCCCGATCATCGTCAAGCCCGCCGCCGAGACCCCGCTGACCATGCTGCTGCTCGGCGAGATCATCGCCCAGGCCTTCGCCGAGTTCGAGGTGCCCGCCGGACTCGTCTCGATCCTGCCGACCACCGGGGCCGCCGGGATGTCGGAGCACCTCATGGCCGACCGGCGGCTGCGCAAGGTCACCTTCACCGGCTCCACCCCGGTGGGCCGCACCCTGGTCCGGCAGTCCGCCGACAACCTGCAGCGCACCTCGATGGAACTCGGCGGCAACGCCCCCTTCGTCGTCACCGCGGACGCCGACATCCCGGCCGCCGTCGCCGGGGCCATGGTCGCCAAGCTGCGCAACGGCGGCCAGGTGTGCGTCGCAGCGAACCGCTTCCTCGTCGACAATGCGGTCGCCGCCGAGTTCACCGCCGGACTCGTCGCCGCGGCGTCGGAGGTCCGGCAGGGCCACGGCCTCGACGAGGGGGTGACCCTCGGACCGCTCATCACCGCAAAGCAGCGTGCCCGGGTCCACGACCTGGTGACCGACGCGGTCGCCCGTGGCGCCCGGCTGCTGCTCGGCGGCGAACTGCCCGAGGGACCCGGCAACTTCTACCCGGCGACCGTCCTGGCCGACGTACCCGCCGACGCCCCGATCCTCGCCGAGGAGATCTTCGGCCCCGTCGCCACGATCACCACCTTCGACGGGGTCGAGGCCGGGGTGGCCGCCGCCAACGACACGGACTTCGGACTCGCCGCCTACGGCTACGCCGGGGCCGTGACCACCGCCCAGTACCTCACCGAGAACCTGCAGGCCGGCATGGTCGCGCTCAACCGCGGTCAGCTCTCCGAACCCGCGGCACCCTTCGGCGGCATCGGCCAGTCCGGCTTCGGCCGGGAAGGCGGCACCGAAGGCATCGAGGAATACCTCGACGTGCGCTACCTCGCACTGCCCTGA
- the gabT gene encoding 4-aminobutyrate--2-oxoglutarate transaminase: protein MKNLTHRLPQERRIVTALPGPASTALAERCSGSVARAISPSTPGYMVDGDGGVLVDADGNSFIDLASGIAVTTVGASDEKVVEAIRESAGHFTHTAFMTTPYESYVEVAEKLAEVAPGDHDKRSVLFSTGAEAVENAVKISRAYTGKSGVVVMDRAYHGRTNLTMAMTAKNQPYKSGFGPFASDVTRVPMSYPVRDGLTGAEAAARAIYQMEKEVGPENIACVVAEPIQGEGGFIVPAEGFLPAITEWCRANDVVFVADEIQAGMCRTGDWFAVNHENVIPDLMTTAKGIAGGMPLSAVTGRAEIMDAPGVGTLGGTYSGNPVACAAAVAAMGQMADLDLPARAREIEQIVREELEPLTATGRVAEVRGRGAMVAVELVDADGNPDAALTGSVVAACLAQGVLVLSCGMDGNVIRLLPPLVIGEDLLREGLSVIADAVRAAAGQEAVHA from the coding sequence GTGAAGAACCTCACCCACCGGCTGCCGCAGGAGCGCCGCATCGTCACCGCACTGCCCGGCCCGGCGAGCACCGCCCTGGCCGAGCGCTGCAGCGGCAGCGTCGCCCGGGCGATCAGCCCCTCCACCCCCGGCTACATGGTCGACGGCGACGGCGGAGTGCTCGTCGACGCCGACGGCAACTCCTTCATCGACCTGGCCTCCGGCATCGCCGTGACCACCGTCGGCGCCTCCGACGAGAAGGTCGTCGAGGCCATCCGCGAGTCCGCCGGCCACTTCACCCACACCGCCTTCATGACCACCCCGTACGAGTCCTACGTCGAGGTCGCCGAGAAGCTCGCCGAGGTCGCCCCCGGTGACCACGACAAGCGCAGCGTCCTGTTCAGCACCGGTGCGGAGGCCGTGGAGAACGCGGTGAAGATCTCCCGGGCCTACACCGGAAAGTCCGGTGTGGTCGTCATGGACCGCGCCTACCACGGCCGCACCAACCTGACGATGGCCATGACCGCGAAGAACCAGCCGTACAAGTCCGGCTTCGGCCCCTTCGCCTCCGACGTCACCCGGGTGCCGATGAGCTACCCGGTGCGTGACGGACTCACCGGCGCGGAGGCCGCCGCCCGCGCCATCTACCAGATGGAGAAGGAGGTCGGCCCGGAGAACATCGCCTGCGTCGTCGCCGAGCCGATCCAGGGCGAGGGCGGCTTCATCGTCCCGGCCGAGGGCTTCCTCCCGGCGATCACCGAGTGGTGCCGCGCCAACGACGTCGTCTTCGTCGCCGACGAGATCCAGGCGGGGATGTGCCGCACCGGCGACTGGTTCGCCGTCAACCACGAGAACGTCATCCCCGACCTCATGACCACCGCCAAGGGCATCGCCGGCGGCATGCCGCTGTCGGCGGTCACCGGCCGCGCCGAGATCATGGACGCCCCCGGCGTCGGCACACTCGGCGGCACCTACAGCGGCAACCCGGTGGCCTGCGCCGCCGCCGTCGCCGCCATGGGGCAGATGGCGGACCTCGACCTGCCGGCCCGCGCCCGCGAGATCGAGCAGATCGTCCGGGAGGAACTCGAGCCGCTCACCGCCACCGGCCGGGTCGCCGAGGTCCGCGGCCGGGGCGCGATGGTCGCCGTCGAGCTCGTCGACGCCGACGGCAACCCGGACGCCGCCCTCACCGGCTCGGTCGTCGCCGCCTGTCTGGCCCAGGGCGTCCTGGTGCTGAGCTGCGGGATGGACGGCAACGTCATCCGCCTGCTGCCCCCGCTGGTCATCGGCGAGGACCTGCTACGCGAGGGCCTGTCCGTCATCGCGGACGCCGTGCGCGCCGCCGCCGGTCAGGAGGCCGTCCATGCCTGA
- a CDS encoding phosphotransferase: MTGIWDTVAGAWGLAADHRVLGGDVDRNIRATVAAGVHAGEPCLVKLSPPGTPPAELSWRDAVLATVGKAGLPCGVPRIIPTRDGAARLSVDGWSVQAVSWVDGAVMADIPVYPAELLRDLGRVSAELTVALSPLDVHRYSAGHPWLAVDSAVRIRDAVAGPGASRYAAVAVEAAAECERAAAGVGGFGTLPQATVHQDLNGDNVMVSTVGPQVTGVGGVIDFNDATFTARVADVALCCAYAMQRFPDPAEAVALVTGGYGSVLSLTAAERRVLGPLALARVCASWAAWSVREAVNAADAAAGVTGAPSDYATMRRRQNEPLLDRVARQGVGAFLAELG, from the coding sequence GTGACCGGCATCTGGGACACCGTCGCCGGGGCCTGGGGGCTGGCGGCGGACCACCGGGTCCTCGGCGGGGACGTCGACCGCAACATCCGCGCCACCGTCGCCGCCGGGGTCCACGCCGGCGAACCCTGCCTGGTGAAGCTCAGTCCACCGGGCACCCCACCGGCAGAACTTTCCTGGCGGGACGCCGTCCTGGCCACCGTCGGGAAGGCCGGGCTGCCCTGTGGCGTGCCCCGCATCATCCCCACCCGTGACGGTGCGGCACGCCTGAGTGTCGACGGCTGGTCGGTGCAGGCGGTGAGCTGGGTGGACGGGGCGGTGATGGCGGACATCCCGGTGTACCCGGCCGAACTTCTGCGGGATCTGGGGCGGGTGTCCGCCGAACTGACCGTGGCGCTGTCACCGCTGGACGTGCACCGGTACAGTGCCGGGCATCCCTGGCTGGCGGTGGACAGTGCGGTGCGGATCAGGGATGCGGTGGCCGGGCCCGGGGCGTCCCGCTACGCCGCGGTGGCGGTCGAGGCCGCCGCGGAATGCGAGCGCGCGGCGGCCGGGGTCGGCGGCTTCGGGACCCTGCCGCAGGCGACGGTGCACCAGGATCTCAACGGTGACAACGTGATGGTGTCCACCGTCGGGCCGCAGGTCACCGGGGTCGGGGGCGTGATCGACTTCAATGACGCGACCTTCACCGCCCGGGTCGCCGATGTGGCGTTGTGCTGCGCCTATGCGATGCAGCGCTTCCCGGATCCGGCGGAGGCGGTGGCACTGGTGACCGGCGGGTACGGGTCGGTCCTGTCGCTGACGGCGGCGGAACGGCGGGTGCTCGGTCCGCTGGCGCTGGCGCGGGTGTGCGCGAGCTGGGCGGCGTGGTCGGTACGGGAGGCTGTGAACGCTGCGGACGCTGCGGCGGGGGTCACCGGGGCGCCGTCGGACTACGCGACGATGCGGCGGCGGCAGAATGAGCCGCTGCTGGACCGGGTGGCACGTCAGGGTGTCGGGGCGTTCCTCGCGGAACTGGGCTGA
- a CDS encoding aspartate aminotransferase family protein produces the protein MSEYTTTLARRRTHVLASSYRTFYRRPVDIAAAHGVWLTDHDGHTYLDCYNNVPVIGHSHPRIAEAVDRELGRANTHTRYLSEPTVACAEQLLAHLPATLDTMVFTNSGSEANDLALQVARFVTGRRGIIVTTNAYHGTTYLAQSVSPSLSGRLDTPCVAYVEVPGQDAADPAAEFADRTRAAVAELNAAGLDVAALLVDTTLTSDGIVTDPAGLLGGAAEVVRAAGGLFIADEVQAGFGRTGTWWGFTRHGMTPDLVTLGKPMGNGVPVAALVGRSDLLDSYGARFRYFNTFAGSPAAAAAASVVLSVIEEDGLVEAAAATGALVRDVLQEAADLLPGDNRVRGAGMMNGLDLAASPVDAADLAEGLRDHGVLVGTTGADGQTVKVRPPLVFGEPEVAVFRDRLLDVAGTLR, from the coding sequence ATGTCCGAGTACACGACCACTCTCGCCCGCCGCAGGACCCACGTCCTCGCCTCCTCCTACCGGACGTTCTACCGCAGACCCGTCGACATCGCCGCAGCCCACGGCGTGTGGCTCACCGACCACGACGGCCACACCTACCTGGACTGCTACAACAACGTCCCGGTCATCGGCCACTCCCACCCGCGTATCGCCGAGGCCGTCGACCGTGAACTCGGCCGGGCCAACACCCACACCCGCTACCTCTCGGAACCGACCGTCGCCTGCGCCGAACAACTGCTGGCGCACCTGCCCGCCACCCTGGACACGATGGTCTTCACCAACTCCGGCTCCGAGGCCAACGACCTGGCACTGCAGGTCGCCCGGTTCGTCACCGGCCGCCGCGGCATCATCGTCACCACCAACGCCTACCACGGCACCACCTACCTGGCGCAGAGCGTGTCGCCGTCGCTGTCCGGCCGCCTCGACACCCCCTGCGTCGCCTACGTCGAGGTTCCCGGGCAGGACGCCGCGGACCCGGCCGCCGAGTTCGCCGACCGGACCCGGGCCGCGGTCGCCGAGCTGAACGCGGCGGGACTCGACGTCGCCGCCCTGCTCGTCGACACGACGCTGACCAGCGACGGCATCGTCACCGACCCGGCGGGACTGCTCGGCGGTGCGGCGGAGGTCGTCCGCGCCGCCGGCGGACTCTTCATCGCCGACGAAGTCCAGGCCGGCTTCGGCCGCACCGGCACCTGGTGGGGCTTCACCCGCCACGGCATGACCCCCGACCTGGTGACTCTCGGCAAACCGATGGGCAACGGGGTGCCGGTCGCCGCACTCGTCGGCCGGTCGGACCTCCTCGACAGCTACGGTGCCCGGTTCCGCTACTTCAACACCTTCGCCGGCTCCCCGGCCGCGGCCGCCGCGGCCTCGGTCGTGCTGTCCGTCATCGAGGAGGACGGGCTGGTCGAGGCCGCCGCCGCGACCGGGGCCCTGGTCCGCGACGTCCTGCAGGAGGCGGCGGACCTGCTGCCCGGGGACAACCGCGTCCGCGGTGCGGGCATGATGAACGGCCTGGATCTCGCCGCCTCGCCGGTGGACGCCGCGGACCTCGCCGAGGGGCTCCGTGACCACGGGGTACTCGTCGGCACGACCGGTGCCGACGGCCAGACGGTGAAGGTGCGCCCGCCGCTGGTGTTCGGGGAGCCGGAGGTCGCCGTGTTCCGCGACCGGCTGCTGGACGTGGCCGGGACACTCCGGTGA
- a CDS encoding PucR family transcriptional regulator: protein MTAPMPVELLPFTWLYAQSRLQLREIVPPAPRADGDAPGFRAVHPIELSDPSEFLVPDAVVLTVGIPLHDHDSDDPAAFAAAVDDYVARIAATGAVGIGFGTALFFDELPEALVTACRTHRLALFEIPRPVPFMSILRAVQDERTRRARLVQEHLLDIQQRLTAAAVSGGMEALLSTLATELDAAVAVTDNDGRPHGHHDHAGLDAVTPAREQRTSSAAEDPAAGTWRVTQLMEKQGERRHLLTVLARHPFTPHDRSVLRHCSGLADLILQRPSYLRSAERRLNSLAMSLLLGIGDGPGTDGAVPQAFATAVDADGRIRPVVLQADRPGDLTAALNRTDRRAADRGRQLFALTNGPDTALLFVRGSRTVDQVVADVGAARRSLRIAVGEPVGWQEITLERVRRLETSARALPQGEAAGPFEAGADWLSDAAVQTALDRRAAETVDRLAEADASGAALTETLVSWLRSGSKAATAEELGVHRHTVHDRLRRIARLCEVDLGDPVARAELLLVAVTRTRAGAGSGTGSGATPRRPGTAAGPR from the coding sequence GTGACTGCGCCGATGCCCGTCGAACTGCTGCCGTTCACCTGGTTATATGCACAGAGCAGGTTGCAGCTGCGCGAGATCGTGCCACCGGCGCCACGCGCCGACGGGGACGCCCCCGGATTCCGCGCAGTCCACCCCATCGAGCTGTCCGACCCCAGCGAATTCCTCGTGCCGGACGCCGTGGTCCTCACCGTCGGCATCCCGCTGCACGACCACGACTCCGACGATCCGGCGGCCTTCGCTGCCGCCGTCGACGACTATGTCGCGCGCATCGCCGCGACCGGCGCGGTCGGTATCGGCTTCGGCACCGCACTGTTCTTCGACGAACTGCCCGAGGCCCTGGTCACCGCCTGCCGGACCCACCGGCTCGCCCTGTTCGAGATCCCCCGCCCGGTCCCGTTCATGTCGATCCTGCGCGCCGTCCAGGATGAACGCACCCGCCGCGCCCGGCTGGTCCAGGAGCATCTGCTCGACATCCAGCAGCGGCTCACCGCCGCCGCGGTCAGCGGCGGGATGGAGGCCCTGCTGTCCACCCTGGCCACCGAGCTGGACGCCGCGGTGGCCGTCACCGACAACGACGGTCGACCGCACGGCCACCACGACCATGCCGGACTGGACGCCGTCACCCCGGCGCGTGAGCAGCGCACCAGCAGTGCGGCCGAGGACCCCGCGGCCGGGACATGGCGGGTCACCCAGCTCATGGAGAAGCAGGGTGAGCGGCGCCATCTGCTCACCGTGCTCGCCCGCCATCCGTTCACGCCGCACGACCGCAGCGTGCTGCGGCACTGTTCAGGTCTGGCGGACCTCATCCTGCAGCGGCCGAGCTACCTGCGGTCGGCGGAGCGGCGGCTCAATTCCCTGGCGATGTCCCTGCTGCTCGGGATCGGCGACGGCCCCGGGACCGACGGCGCGGTCCCGCAGGCCTTCGCCACGGCGGTGGACGCCGACGGCCGGATCCGGCCGGTCGTCCTGCAGGCAGACCGGCCCGGTGACCTCACCGCCGCCCTGAACCGCACCGACCGGCGGGCGGCCGACCGGGGCCGGCAGTTGTTCGCGCTGACCAACGGACCGGACACGGCCCTGCTGTTCGTCCGCGGGTCCCGCACCGTCGACCAGGTGGTGGCGGATGTCGGGGCGGCCCGCCGGTCGCTGCGCATCGCCGTCGGTGAGCCGGTCGGCTGGCAGGAGATCACGCTGGAGCGGGTGCGGCGGTTGGAGACCTCGGCCCGCGCCCTGCCGCAGGGCGAGGCGGCCGGACCGTTCGAGGCGGGGGCGGACTGGCTCAGTGATGCCGCGGTGCAGACCGCGCTGGACCGGCGGGCGGCGGAGACCGTGGACCGGCTGGCCGAGGCGGACGCCTCGGGGGCGGCGCTGACCGAGACGCTGGTGAGCTGGCTACGGTCCGGGTCGAAGGCGGCGACGGCCGAGGAGCTCGGGGTGCACCGGCACACGGTGCATGACCGGCTGCGCCGTATCGCCCGGCTCTGCGAGGTGGACCTGGGGGATCCGGTGGCGCGGGCCGAACTGCTGCTGGTGGCGGTGACGAGGACGAGAGCCGGGGCAGGGTCGGGCACCGGGTCGGGCGCTACGCCGCGGCGTCCCGGTACAGCCGCGGGACCGCGATGA
- a CDS encoding MFS transporter has translation MRSRTWAVVTCTMGTLTVNINNTSLNLVLPQIRDELGFGLTTMQWVSASYVLILGALTMLGGALGDRFTKRTVLTCGLVVYICGSVLGAVSRSGLELTLSRALAAAGAATLVPVGLATLRVIAETKEQLARYMSLWGLSVGLGMALGPVAGGTVTQLLGWRWFFVVMTVLGIVYLVSVRLFLPELAGSRDRRIDGASHLLLGAAMLVATAFFIELRTGMPAWQKVGLALIAVLLARGWLYRNNRTRYPVVPPQAFRDRAYSVSMLVAFLNYFALGATLFISALLLQDLYGLGPGTAGAVSVPLAAATACGSMWAGRHTGLTGAAGAIRTAATVTATGVVIVGGGTVWFAVDGSVPAATLLFAVGSLCMGFGFGAANTPVNYLSMVSLPKEVSGVAGSSASASRQLGQSIGIATSGLLLGIGVSQWGSGSASAYLLPGLEIGLVAAVLIAVPRLYRDAAA, from the coding sequence GTGAGATCCAGGACATGGGCCGTGGTCACCTGCACGATGGGGACACTGACGGTGAACATCAACAACACCTCGCTGAACCTCGTACTCCCGCAGATCCGGGACGAACTGGGGTTCGGTCTCACCACCATGCAGTGGGTGTCGGCGTCCTATGTCCTCATCCTCGGAGCACTGACGATGCTCGGCGGGGCGCTGGGGGACCGGTTCACCAAGCGGACCGTACTGACCTGTGGCCTTGTGGTGTACATCTGCGGCTCCGTGCTCGGCGCCGTGAGCCGCTCCGGGCTCGAGCTCACACTGAGCCGGGCCCTGGCCGCCGCCGGGGCCGCCACCCTGGTCCCGGTCGGACTCGCCACCCTCCGCGTGATCGCCGAAACGAAGGAACAGCTGGCGAGGTACATGTCGCTGTGGGGGCTCTCCGTCGGTCTCGGCATGGCCCTGGGCCCGGTCGCCGGCGGTACCGTGACGCAGCTGCTCGGCTGGCGCTGGTTCTTCGTCGTGATGACGGTCCTCGGGATCGTCTACCTGGTGTCGGTACGGCTGTTCCTCCCGGAACTCGCCGGTTCCCGTGACCGGCGCATCGACGGGGCGTCCCATCTTCTGCTGGGTGCGGCGATGCTGGTGGCGACCGCGTTCTTCATTGAACTGCGGACCGGCATGCCGGCGTGGCAGAAGGTCGGGCTGGCGCTCATCGCCGTCCTCCTGGCCCGGGGCTGGCTGTACCGCAACAACAGGACGCGCTATCCGGTCGTCCCGCCGCAGGCGTTCCGGGACCGGGCGTATTCGGTGTCCATGCTCGTGGCGTTCCTCAACTACTTCGCGTTGGGTGCCACCCTGTTCATCTCGGCTCTCCTGCTCCAGGACCTCTACGGTCTCGGACCGGGGACCGCAGGAGCCGTCAGCGTCCCACTGGCCGCGGCCACCGCCTGCGGGTCGATGTGGGCGGGACGGCACACCGGACTGACCGGCGCGGCCGGGGCGATCCGGACCGCCGCCACCGTCACGGCGACCGGTGTCGTGATTGTCGGTGGTGGAACCGTCTGGTTCGCCGTCGACGGTTCGGTGCCGGCTGCGACACTCCTGTTCGCGGTGGGTTCGTTGTGCATGGGTTTCGGTTTCGGTGCCGCGAACACCCCGGTGAACTACCTGTCGATGGTGAGCCTGCCCAAGGAGGTCTCCGGGGTGGCGGGATCGTCCGCCTCCGCGAGCCGGCAGCTCGGCCAGTCGATCGGTATCGCCACCAGTGGGCTGCTGCTCGGCATCGGGGTGTCGCAGTGGGGCAGCGGCAGTGCGTCGGCCTACCTGCTCCCCGGACTGGAGATCGGTCTGGTGGCGGCGGTGCTCATCGCGGTCCCGCGGCTGTACCGGGACGCCGCGGCGTAG
- a CDS encoding TRAP transporter large permease: protein MTVLIVVILLIALILLRIPVAFAVFATGLLGLVMTGGIDSAVHAMETSPFAAVRKNSLSAIPLFILMAQLMLMSGLMDKVFDAARALVGRMPGGTAVASVGAGTAFGAVSGSSTAAAATLAQTSTRRMLQEGYTKETSTALVAVVGTLAAMLPPSIILVFYAVTAEAPVGDMLIAGLLPGLLVAVSMLVVIAIGYFRKPDDMPKGTRTSMKEKTKLIVESSPMLLVFLCVVGAIFFGIVTPTESAAVGVLASLVIVLARKQWSNRGFGKAVLATVKTSAMIFAIIMSAHVLGDFLTETRVTPTMVDAIEDSGLPALAVVFLIALIYLVLGFFMDQIAIIALTVPVTLPLIEALGYDPVWFGVVVILLAETGMVTPPMGLNVFIVSRESGVPPITVFKGAFPYVIAMLVLTTIFILWPDLVLWLPSMAG, encoded by the coding sequence ATGACCGTCCTTATCGTCGTAATTCTTCTCATCGCGCTGATCCTGCTGCGGATCCCGGTCGCCTTCGCGGTGTTCGCGACAGGCCTGCTCGGACTGGTCATGACAGGCGGCATCGATTCGGCGGTCCATGCCATGGAGACCTCGCCGTTCGCCGCCGTACGCAAGAACTCACTCTCCGCGATCCCGCTGTTCATCCTCATGGCGCAGCTGATGCTGATGTCCGGACTCATGGACAAGGTCTTCGACGCCGCCCGCGCCCTGGTCGGCCGGATGCCGGGCGGGACAGCCGTCGCGTCCGTGGGAGCGGGCACCGCATTCGGTGCGGTGTCCGGATCATCGACCGCCGCGGCGGCCACCCTGGCACAGACCTCGACCCGGCGCATGCTCCAGGAGGGCTACACCAAGGAGACCTCCACAGCACTGGTCGCCGTCGTCGGGACCCTGGCGGCGATGCTGCCGCCGAGCATCATCCTCGTCTTCTACGCTGTCACCGCGGAAGCACCGGTGGGGGACATGCTCATCGCCGGGCTGCTGCCCGGGCTGCTGGTGGCGGTGTCCATGCTGGTCGTCATCGCGATCGGCTACTTCCGCAAGCCCGATGATATGCCCAAGGGCACCCGGACCTCGATGAAGGAGAAGACGAAACTCATCGTGGAATCGTCCCCGATGCTCCTGGTCTTCCTCTGCGTGGTCGGCGCCATCTTCTTCGGGATCGTCACACCGACCGAATCCGCGGCCGTCGGCGTGCTGGCCTCACTCGTGATCGTCCTGGCGCGGAAGCAGTGGTCGAACCGGGGATTCGGGAAGGCCGTCCTGGCGACGGTGAAGACCAGCGCCATGATCTTCGCCATCATCATGTCCGCCCACGTCCTCGGGGATTTCCTCACCGAGACCCGGGTCACGCCCACCATGGTCGACGCCATCGAGGATTCCGGTCTGCCCGCGCTGGCGGTCGTCTTCCTCATCGCCCTGATCTACCTGGTGCTGGGGTTCTTCATGGACCAGATCGCGATCATCGCTCTGACCGTCCCGGTTACCCTCCCGCTGATCGAGGCACTCGGTTACGACCCGGTGTGGTTCGGTGTGGTCGTCATCCTGCTCGCCGAGACCGGCATGGTCACCCCGCCGATGGGACTGAACGTGTTCATCGTGTCCAGGGAATCCGGGGTCCCGCCGATCACCGTGTTCAAGGGTGCGTTCCCGTACGTCATCGCCATGCTCGTGCTGACCACCATCTTCATCCTGTGGCCCGATCTCGTCCTCTGGCTGCCCTCGATGGCCGGGTGA
- a CDS encoding TRAP transporter small permease: protein MPETIVRTDGGGTAQPTTFGYRTTDHPGLDKVQNAISGLCAWIAGIATVLLTILTLVSVISREFFSDPMAWNVSATEKYLLPTIAFFGMVTAYRTSTHIAVTSIFDKFGPQAQKVMLVVIHVIVLLVLVALFAGGATMALDAYNFGFHVLPGSADLATADWTWRIIVPVSALFGTVVVAIDLYREIATPWDRPYTNYEPGSVLDEENS, encoded by the coding sequence ATGCCGGAGACAATCGTCCGGACCGACGGTGGCGGCACCGCACAGCCCACCACCTTCGGCTACCGGACCACTGACCACCCCGGGCTGGACAAGGTCCAGAACGCGATATCCGGACTGTGCGCCTGGATCGCAGGTATCGCCACGGTGCTGCTCACGATCCTCACGCTGGTCTCGGTCATCTCCCGGGAATTCTTCTCGGACCCGATGGCGTGGAATGTCAGTGCGACGGAGAAGTACCTGCTGCCCACGATCGCCTTCTTCGGGATGGTGACCGCCTACCGCACCTCGACGCACATCGCCGTCACCTCGATCTTCGACAAGTTCGGCCCGCAGGCGCAGAAGGTGATGCTGGTGGTGATCCATGTGATCGTCCTCCTCGTCCTCGTCGCCCTGTTCGCCGGTGGCGCCACCATGGCGCTGGACGCCTACAACTTCGGATTCCACGTACTGCCGGGTTCGGCGGATCTGGCGACGGCCGACTGGACCTGGCGGATCATCGTGCCGGTCTCGGCCCTGTTCGGCACCGTGGTGGTGGCCATCGACCTGTACCGGGAGATCGCCACGCCGTGGGACCGTCCGTACACCAACTACGAGCCCGGTTCGGTGCTTGACGAGGAGAACTCATGA